In Prunus dulcis chromosome 2, ALMONDv2, whole genome shotgun sequence, a single genomic region encodes these proteins:
- the LOC117619381 gene encoding probable protein S-acyltransferase 14, translating into MHRSGVTMAWNVFKFCTALRGLGSVMILLVLGVVGVTYYTVVLTNYGPALYNGGLDSLIALVVLILFHCLLVMLLWSYFSVVLTDPGCVPPNWRPAVDEERGEADPLTGSDFSGLQTDPSNQRIRYCRKCNQLKPPRCHHCSVCGRCVLKMDHHCVWVVNCVGALNYKYFLLFLFYTFLETSVVTLSLLPHFISFFSEGEIPGTPSTLATTFLAFVLNLAFALSVLGFLIMHISLVAANTTTIEAYEKKTSPKWRYDLGRKKNFEQVFGMDKRYWFIPAYSEEDLRRIPALQGLEYPSRPEFNSQEF; encoded by the exons ATGCATAGATCTGGTGTGACCATGGCTTGGAACGTGTTCAAGTTCTGCACAGCTTTGCGAGGTTTGGGGTCCGTCATGATCCTCCTGGTGCTTGGGGTCGTAGGTGTCACCTATTACACTGTCGTTTTGACTAATTATGGCCCGGCTTTGTACAACGGTGGCCTTGACTCTCTCATTGCTCTTGTCGTATTGATCTTGTTCCATTGCTTG TTGGTGATGCTCTTATGGAGCTACTTTTCTGTTGTTTTGACGGATCCCGGTTGCGTGCCACCTAACTGGAGGCCTGCTGTTGATGAAGAGAGAGGGGAGGCTGACCCCTTGACTGGGTCGGATTTTAGTGGTTTGCAGACTGACCCATCTAATCAAAGAATCCGGTATTGCCGGAAGTGCAACCAGCTGAAACCACCTCGTTGCCATCATTGCTCAGTTT GTGGGCGGTGTGTACTGAAAATGGATCACCATTGTGTATGGGTTGTAAATTGTGTTGGGGCCTTAAATTACAAGTATTTTCTACTTTTCTTG TTTTACACATTTCTGGAGACAAGTGTTGTAACTTTATCCTTGCTGCcacattttatttcattctttAGTGAAGGAGAAATACCTGGAACACCTAGCACCCTTGCAACTACCTTTCTTGCTTTTG TGTTAAATCTTGCATTTGCATTAAGCGTTTTGGGGTTTCTGATCATGCATATATCGTTAGTGGCTGCAAATACCACAACCATTGAG GCATATGAGAAGAAAACCTCTCCTAAATGGCGCTATGACCTTGGTCGAAAGAAGAATTTTGAACAG GTTTTTGGTATGGACAAACGATACTGGTTCATCCCTGCTTATTCCGAAGAAGATTTGCGACGCATACCAGCGCTGCAGGGTCTTGAGTATCCGTCGAGGCCTGAGTTTAACTCCCAAGAGTTCTGA